The following are encoded in a window of Maridesulfovibrio ferrireducens genomic DNA:
- a CDS encoding class I SAM-dependent methyltransferase — protein sequence MNEKQMLDSVAHNYLNPTTSRDTDKNILDLIAKHVLKNMPSEKDRIIEMGIGDNVWTKYILDKFNKSTIIDASEDLIDAVRPTYKNVEFVNSYFENYSPENKYDQVVCSFVLEHVIDPVETLQKVRTWIHDESVVHILVPNADSIHRQHAVKMNLAENSFDLGPADKKIHHRRVYTLEHLRGDIEKAGLKVVSEEGLFLKTLPNSFLSQLSPEQLKGFFDLAFDFPVKNGAALYLTAKK from the coding sequence ATGAACGAAAAACAAATGCTTGATTCAGTTGCACATAATTATTTGAATCCTACCACATCCCGAGATACGGATAAAAATATACTAGATCTTATTGCTAAGCATGTTCTTAAGAATATGCCCTCTGAGAAAGATAGAATTATTGAAATGGGCATAGGGGACAACGTTTGGACTAAATATATTTTGGACAAGTTTAACAAGTCTACAATTATTGATGCTTCAGAAGATTTGATTGATGCGGTTAGGCCTACATATAAAAATGTTGAGTTCGTTAATTCATATTTCGAGAACTATAGTCCAGAGAATAAGTATGATCAGGTTGTCTGCTCTTTTGTTCTAGAGCATGTTATTGATCCGGTTGAAACATTGCAGAAAGTACGTACTTGGATTCATGATGAGTCTGTTGTTCACATTCTTGTGCCCAATGCAGACTCGATACATAGGCAGCATGCTGTAAAAATGAACCTTGCAGAAAATTCTTTTGATCTTGGGCCTGCTGATAAAAAAATTCATCATCGCCGAGTTTATACGCTGGAGCATTTACGCGGAGATATAGAAAAGGCTGGGTTAAAAGTTGTTAGTGAAGAGGGATTGTTTTTGAAAACTTTGCCTAATTCCTTTCTTTCTCAATTAAGTCCTGAACAACTTAAAGGTTTTTTTGACTTAGCTTTTGATTTTCCAGTAAAGAATGGCGCAGCCCTTTACTTAACTGCTAAGAAGTAG
- a CDS encoding acyltransferase has product MFIDKTAHVEDSAIIGEGTCIWQQVQVRANAVIGSDCIIGKGAFIDFGAEIGNKVKVQNYANVFRGVKIDDGVMIGPSVCFTNDMFPRAVDQDGALLDIGDWECFKTHVKTGAGIGAGSVIVCNNTIGKWAIVGAGSVVTKDVPDYGLVYGNPARLRGYVCSCGNKLDLLPTTDSNVEAVCSACSMTVVINSQSPQD; this is encoded by the coding sequence ATGTTCATTGATAAAACAGCACATGTAGAAGACAGTGCTATTATAGGTGAGGGAACTTGCATCTGGCAACAGGTGCAGGTTAGGGCTAATGCAGTTATTGGGTCTGACTGTATCATTGGTAAAGGTGCATTCATTGATTTTGGTGCAGAAATAGGAAACAAAGTTAAAGTACAGAATTATGCAAATGTTTTTAGAGGGGTTAAGATTGATGATGGTGTTATGATAGGCCCTTCTGTTTGTTTTACCAATGATATGTTTCCCCGAGCCGTTGATCAAGACGGAGCCTTGCTGGATATTGGCGACTGGGAGTGTTTTAAGACTCACGTTAAAACAGGTGCTGGCATCGGTGCCGGCTCGGTTATCGTATGTAATAATACTATAGGGAAATGGGCCATCGTTGGAGCAGGCAGCGTTGTTACGAAAGATGTTCCTGATTATGGTCTTGTTTATGGAAATCCTGCGCGGTTAAGAGGTTACGTCTGTTCATGTGGCAATAAATTGGATCTTCTTCCGACCACGGATTCTAATGTTGAAGCGGTTTGCTCTGCTTGTAGCATGACTGTGGTTATCAATAGCCAGTCTCCTCAGGATTAA
- a CDS encoding methionyl-tRNA formyltransferase, which yields MKKIAILNTLSSGVDIFNVVSDKLNVSAIIGLSSSVKKDGVSGYIDQESLCKESGVELIEIFDYSLSAAEDKEKLLGYDIDILLVAGWQRLIPDWLIDHCKICAVGVHGSPYGITEGRGRSPQNWALILGKEEFSLSIFEITPGIDDGAIIKSCTFEISPFDTISSMQHKVARLTAKMFIDSVLDGAISSRHFAEQEGEAKYLPMRRPEDGEIDWNLSSVAICDFIKALSHPYPGAYSYCGEIKTIFYAAVPFSCSEEYSCPAGTVIQIFTNADLLVKTGDGAVLVVDYIVSEAQLSALNTKVFSSANSAEQYKRIISRHKEKHPDLDLASDILSLAK from the coding sequence ATGAAAAAAATAGCAATTCTTAACACCTTATCCTCTGGAGTAGACATTTTCAATGTTGTTTCTGACAAGTTGAATGTTTCTGCAATTATCGGGCTTTCCAGTTCGGTAAAAAAAGATGGAGTTTCTGGGTACATTGACCAGGAAAGTCTTTGTAAAGAAAGTGGAGTGGAACTAATTGAAATTTTTGATTACTCCTTGTCTGCCGCTGAAGACAAGGAAAAGCTGCTTGGATATGATATAGATATTTTGCTTGTTGCTGGGTGGCAACGCCTGATCCCAGACTGGTTGATTGATCATTGTAAAATATGTGCAGTGGGTGTGCATGGAAGTCCTTATGGAATTACTGAAGGGCGTGGTCGATCTCCGCAAAACTGGGCTTTGATTTTGGGAAAAGAAGAGTTCAGTCTTTCAATCTTCGAAATCACTCCTGGTATTGATGATGGGGCTATTATTAAAAGCTGCACTTTTGAAATATCACCATTTGATACAATTTCATCCATGCAGCATAAGGTCGCAAGACTTACTGCAAAAATGTTTATTGACTCTGTTTTGGATGGAGCAATCAGTTCTCGCCATTTTGCTGAGCAGGAAGGGGAAGCAAAATACTTACCTATGAGGCGACCTGAGGACGGTGAAATTGACTGGAATTTGTCTTCAGTTGCAATTTGTGATTTTATCAAGGCTCTTTCGCATCCCTATCCGGGGGCCTATTCTTATTGCGGTGAAATCAAAACAATTTTCTATGCCGCTGTTCCTTTTTCGTGTTCTGAAGAATATTCCTGTCCTGCAGGAACGGTTATACAAATTTTTACAAATGCTGATTTGCTCGTTAAGACCGGTGATGGGGCTGTTTTGGTTGTCGATTACATCGTCAGTGAGGCTCAACTATCCGCATTAAACACAAAAGTTTTTAGCTCAGCAAATTCAGCTGAACAGTACAAAAGGATTATTTCTAGGCATAAAGAAAAACATCCTGACTTAGACTTAGCCTCAGACATTTTGTCTTTAGCAAAATAA